In a genomic window of Cydia fagiglandana chromosome 8, ilCydFagi1.1, whole genome shotgun sequence:
- the LOC134666634 gene encoding protein SPT2 homolog gives MEFRETLLAAQRNQQQKSSRNTYYRAGFDPPKKEQRQKDKLSENILKFLAKKDEEEKQKQLEAQKKKEELLAMRDPKALRKIQKTLKTIKSANKSVIEDAVDHDNTAVTRAGPDQPDQDDYGYESQEAAAFYGKLMQKYSKIPDEPKFPMGKKSVKTDLKGTMERVKNALAHEDDPVPHKRRRRTENGERESSPPQKYEPEKRKEEKPEKPKFRKPAPPPMDFNQLLKLAEEKKSAPIEVPRPVSAKPESEPERLMTKKQRREYEEELARRQRRQERIDAEKNGRRPQKEERDRPADKEKKPEPSGFGRIPKIGEKTSSSQPSNSGSTSHKHDSTKTYERSKDKPSSDRDRADKLQREKERARQDRDKADREKERLDRERLDKLKAERERIDREMERLNRDRDRLEKTKMKLESSKSYDKPSKDVDRSKLSSKDQFSRQEVKKNIDLKSQNTYRIDKNSNDKKFTIPSKNGESKYTNGHSSQSKLPQRSKEDARMSDRDRAIAKQRASQENGKRPPESKPRRPEERGKAPAAPGKPAISNSFDFDKHVSSLAKDKLAKRPDARRKMDDPRKKQKRRAIDSESEYDSEMDDFIDDGDENMDYSTHIKEIFGYDKSKYRDMDDDDDPTMESSFARQQREEYISKKIGIMEDLEDMRMEAMEKKKVSKKKRRISDD, from the exons ATGGAGTTCCGCGAGACTTTGCTAGCTGCTCAACGAAATCAACAACAAAAGTCATCT CGCAACACATACTACAGAGCTGGATTCGATCCGCCAAAGAAAGAACAACGGCAAAAGGACAAGTTGTCGGAGAATATATTAAAGTTTTTAGCTAAGAAAGATGAAGAAGAAAAACAGAAACAACTGGAAGCTCAGAAGAAGAAGGAAGAGTTGCTTGCTATGCGTGACCCCAAGGCCTTGCGGAAGATTCAAAAGACTCTGAAGACTATCAAGTCTGCTAACAAGTCTGTGATAGAGGATGCAGTGGACCACGACAACACAGCTGTCACCAGGGCGGGTCCAGATCAGCCGGACCAGGATGACTATGGATATGAATCTCAGGAGGCAGCTGCTTTCTATGGAAAATTGATGCAGAAATATAGCAAGATACCTGATGAACCCAAATTTCCTATGGGCA AGAAGAGTGTAAAGACAGACTTGAAAGGCACCATGGAGCGAGTGAAGAATGCCCTGGCACATGAAGATGACCCTGTCCCACacaagagaaggcggaggacagAAAATGGTG AAAGAGAGTCAAGTCCTCCTCAAAAGTATGAGCCAGAGAAACGTAAAGAAGAGAAACCCGAGAAGCCAAAGTTCCGCAAGCCTGCGCCGCCACCCATGGACTTTAACCAGCTGCTGAAGCTGGCCGAGGAGAAAAAGAGCGCCCCAATTGAAGTGCCCAG GCCGGTGTCCGCCAAGCCGGAGTCGGAGCCGGAGCGGCTGATGACCAAGAAGCAGCGGCGCGAGTACGAGGAGGAGCTGGcgcgccgccagcgccgccAGGAGAGAATCGACGCCGAGAAGAACGGACGGAGAC CTCAAAAAGAAGAAAGAGACAGGCCTGCTGACAAAGAAAAGAAACCGGAGCCTAGTGGATTTGGGAGAATTCCTAAAATCGGCGAGAAAACGTCTTCCAGCCAGCCTTCCAACTCCGGCTCCACCTCTCACAAACATGACAGCACTAAAACATATGAGCGAAGCAAAGACAAACCATCCAGTGACCGGGACAGAGCTGACAAGTTGCAGAGAGAGAAAGAGAGGGCGAGGCAAGACAGGGACAAGGCGGACAGAGAAAAGGAGCGACTAGACAGGGAAAGACTGGATAAATTAAAGGCGGAACGAGAAAGGATAGACAGAGAAATGGAAAGATTAAATAGAGATAGAGACAGATTAGAAAAAACAAAGATGAAATTAGAATCTAGTAAATCTTACGACAAACCTAGCAAAGACGTAGACAGAAGCAAATTGAGCTCCAAGGACCAATTCTCACGACAGGAAGTCAAAAAGAATATAGATTTAAAAAGCCAGAACACATACAGGATAGATAAAAATTCGAATGATAAGAAATTTACAATACCTAGCAAAAACGGCGAGAGCAAGTATACGAACGGCCACAGTTCGCAGAGCAAACTGCCACAGAGAAGCAAAGAAGACGCGAGAATGAGCGACAGAGACAGAGCTATAGCCAAGCAAAGGGCCTCGCAGGAGAACGGCAAGCGTCCACCGGAGAGCAAGCCTCGGAGGCCGGAGGAGAGAGGCAAGGCGCCGGCCGCGCCCGGCAAGCCCGCCATCTCCAATTCGTTCGACTTCGACAAgcacgtcagctcgctcgccaAGGACAAGCTCGCCAAGCGGCCCGACGCCAGGAGGAAGATGGATGATCCGAGAAAGAAACAGAAGC GGCGCGCCATCGACTCCGAGTCGGAGTACGACTCGGAGATGGACGACTTCATCGACGACGGCGACGAGAACATGGACTACTCCACACACATCAAGGAGATCTTCGGATACGACAAGTCCAA GTATCGGGACATGGACGACGACGACGACCCGACGATGGAGTCCAGCTTCGCGCGCCAGCAGCGCGAGGAGTACATCAGCAAGAAGATCG GCATCATGGAGGACCTCGAAGACATGCGCATGGAGGCCATGGAGAAGAAGAAGGTGTCCAAGAAGAAACGCCGCATCAGCGACGACTGA
- the LOC134666640 gene encoding uncharacterized protein LOC134666640 isoform X2, with translation MKTHDEQNAYLFGLMRQVDVKRKRVKASSRRTCTFEYFIRVKGRETQVCQTAFKNIHAITERKVRVLCKKMDDGVMFPSDNRGKNSHRRSGEVRLPNTVIEQIKNHIYSIVHTHRLKDFIRLDKIAGLEINISKMWKDYIKTYDPENITATMPKSKRGSEIALPSEMPPQPPQPPVTQEPFAPLTYPGSGHLVNLAENYFQNQYQSAALASTGTQTNFYQTQNGAQSMGILLHSSAAARPAPPTTAYIVLQTKPEPSSSQNPAIAYNQNPGQEREEPAKEKKVKKERRRGPLVKQWRYTNIFHYEINGAALAAIKTRLGMYYAESDAARKKAKQGRPGEGPSTAQTPVEQIRPTHTVTIYT, from the coding sequence ATGAAAACACATGACGAGCAAAATGCTTACTTGTTTGGTCTTATGCGGCAAGTGGATGTTAAGCGCAAGAGAGTCAAGGCTAGCAGCAGGCGTACTTGcacatttgaatattttattcgCGTCAAGGGACGCGAAACCCAGGTCTGCCAGACAGCTTTTAAAAACATTCATGCCATTACTGAGCGAAAAGTTCGGGTACTGTGCAAGAAAATGGATGATGGAGTTATGTTTCCCAGTGACAACCGTGGGAAAAACAGCCATCGTCGCTCTGGAGAAGTACGGCTTCCAAATACAGTGATTGAGCAAATTAAAAATCACATTTACTCCATTGTTCACACTCACCGTCTCAAGGACTTCATAAGGCTGGATAAAATAGCTGGTTTGGAGATCAATATCTCCAAGATGTGGAAAGATTACATTAAGACATATGATCCAGAAAACATAACAGCCACTATGCCTAAGTCTAAAAGAGGTTCTGAAATTGCTTTGCCAAGTGAAATGCCCCCACAACCTCCACAGCCACCTGTCACTCAAGAACCATTTGCCCCACTTACATATCCAGGCAGTGGCCATCTTGTCAATTTGGCAGAAAACTACTTCCAGAACCAGTATCAGTCAGCAGCACTGGCCTCTACTGGCACTCAGACAAACTTCTATCAGACTCAAAATGGAGCTCAGAGCATGGGCATTCTACTTCACTCCTCTGCTGCAGCACGCCCAGCCCCACCAACAACTGCCTACATTGTTCTGCAGACAAAACCAGAACCATCATCATCTCAAAATCCAGCTATTGCTTACAATCAAAATCCAGGTCAAGAGCGGGAGGAACCAGCAAAAGAGaagaaagtaaagaaagagaGAAGGAGAGGTCCTCTGGTAAAGCAGTGGAGATACACTAATATCTTCCACTATGAGATTAATGGAGCAGCTCTTGCAGCAATTAAAACAAGACTGGGCATGTACTATGCTGAGAGTGATGCTGCAAGGAAAAAGGCCAAACAGGGCCGTCCCGGAGAGGGTCCGTCTACTGCCCAGACACCTGTTGAACAAATACGACCAACTCACACTGTTACTATTTACACCTAG
- the LOC134666650 gene encoding programmed cell death protein 6 isoform X2: MSFQSPMPSREFLWDIFRRVDKDRSGYISADELQQALSNGTWNPFNPETVRLMIGMFDKQNRGVISFEDFGALWKYVTDWQNCFRSFDRDNSGNIDRQELKNALTAFGYRLSDEVVGIMVQKFDRFGRGTILFDDFIQCCVTLYTLTSAFRQFDTDQDGVITIHYEQFLKMVFGLKV, from the exons at GTCATTCCAATCACCAATGCCTAGCCGGGAGTTCCTTTGGGATATCTTTAGAAG AGTGGACAAAGACCGCAGCGGGTATATATCAGCCGATGAGCTGCAACAGGCTTTGTCAAATGGCACCTGGAACCCATTCAACCCAGAAACAGTAAGACTTATGATTG GTATGTTTGACAAACAGAACAGAGGTGTCATATCATTTGAAGACTTTGGCGCCCTATGGAAATATGTCACAGATTGGCAAAATTGCTTTCGCTCATTTGATAGAGATAACTCTGGAAATATAGACAGGCAAGAACTGAAGAATGCTCTCACAGCATTTGGGTACCGGCTATCTGACGAAGTTGTGGGCATTATGGTCCAAAAATTTGATAGATTTGGACGAGGCACAATTTTGTTTGATGATTTCATCCAATGTTGTGTCACTTTATAT ACGTTGACTTCGGCATTTCGCCAATTTGACACTGACCAAGATGGCGTGATCACAATCCACTACGAACAGTTCTTGAAGATGGTATTCGGCCTAAAGGTATAA
- the LOC134666640 gene encoding uncharacterized protein LOC134666640 isoform X1, translating to MADVSSNDRKIKLTKNGKVVKRRSRNPEEWHKQKQKRLRIAGLEYINANGKIVPPKQPGPDCNCRRKCFQKVPEDIRLRTFHGFYSMKTHDEQNAYLFGLMRQVDVKRKRVKASSRRTCTFEYFIRVKGRETQVCQTAFKNIHAITERKVRVLCKKMDDGVMFPSDNRGKNSHRRSGEVRLPNTVIEQIKNHIYSIVHTHRLKDFIRLDKIAGLEINISKMWKDYIKTYDPENITATMPKSKRGSEIALPSEMPPQPPQPPVTQEPFAPLTYPGSGHLVNLAENYFQNQYQSAALASTGTQTNFYQTQNGAQSMGILLHSSAAARPAPPTTAYIVLQTKPEPSSSQNPAIAYNQNPGQEREEPAKEKKVKKERRRGPLVKQWRYTNIFHYEINGAALAAIKTRLGMYYAESDAARKKAKQGRPGEGPSTAQTPVEQIRPTHTVTIYT from the exons ATGGCGGATGTCTCAAGTAATGACCGCAAAATAAAGCTTACTAAAAACGGAAAAGTTGTAAAACGACGATCTCGGAACCCAGAAG AATGgcacaaacaaaaacaaaaacgtcTCCGTATAGCGGGCCTCGAGTACATAAATGCAAATGGCAAGATAGTTCCTCCAAAGCAGCCTGGCCCCGACTGCAATTGCCGCCGTAAATGTTTCCAGAAAGTGCCTGAAGACATCAGATTGAGAACATTCCACGGTTTTTATTCCATGAAAACACATGACGAGCAAAATGCTTACTTGTTTGGTCTTATGCGGCAAGTGGATGTTAAGCGCAAGAGAGTCAAGGCTAGCAGCAGGCGTACTTGcacatttgaatattttattcgCGTCAAGGGACGCGAAACCCAGGTCTGCCAGACAGCTTTTAAAAACATTCATGCCATTACTGAGCGAAAAGTTCGGGTACTGTGCAAGAAAATGGATGATGGAGTTATGTTTCCCAGTGACAACCGTGGGAAAAACAGCCATCGTCGCTCTGGAGAAGTACGGCTTCCAAATACAGTGATTGAGCAAATTAAAAATCACATTTACTCCATTGTTCACACTCACCGTCTCAAGGACTTCATAAGGCTGGATAAAATAGCTGGTTTGGAGATCAATATCTCCAAGATGTGGAAAGATTACATTAAGACATATGATCCAGAAAACATAACAGCCACTATGCCTAAGTCTAAAAGAGGTTCTGAAATTGCTTTGCCAAGTGAAATGCCCCCACAACCTCCACAGCCACCTGTCACTCAAGAACCATTTGCCCCACTTACATATCCAGGCAGTGGCCATCTTGTCAATTTGGCAGAAAACTACTTCCAGAACCAGTATCAGTCAGCAGCACTGGCCTCTACTGGCACTCAGACAAACTTCTATCAGACTCAAAATGGAGCTCAGAGCATGGGCATTCTACTTCACTCCTCTGCTGCAGCACGCCCAGCCCCACCAACAACTGCCTACATTGTTCTGCAGACAAAACCAGAACCATCATCATCTCAAAATCCAGCTATTGCTTACAATCAAAATCCAGGTCAAGAGCGGGAGGAACCAGCAAAAGAGaagaaagtaaagaaagagaGAAGGAGAGGTCCTCTGGTAAAGCAGTGGAGATACACTAATATCTTCCACTATGAGATTAATGGAGCAGCTCTTGCAGCAATTAAAACAAGACTGGGCATGTACTATGCTGAGAGTGATGCTGCAAGGAAAAAGGCCAAACAGGGCCGTCCCGGAGAGGGTCCGTCTACTGCCCAGACACCTGTTGAACAAATACGACCAACTCACACTGTTACTATTTACACCTAG
- the LOC134666651 gene encoding large ribosomal subunit protein uL15 isoform X1 yields the protein MATSKKKTRKLRGHVSHGHGRIGKHRKHPGGRGNAGGEHHHRINMDKYHPGYFGKLGMRNYHLRRNKIFCPVLNLDKLWTLVSEQSRLKYANATDGKVPVINIVKAGYYKLLGKGKLPKQPVIVKAKFFSKTAEKKIKDVGGVCVLSA from the exons ATG GCCACCTCCAAAAAGAAGACTAGGAAGTTGAGAGGACACGTGAGCCATGGCCATGGTCGTATTG GCAAACACCGCAAGCACCCTGGAGGTCGCGGTAACGCCGGTGGTGAGCACCACCACAGAATCAACATGGACAAGTACCACCCTGGATACTTCGGCAAG TTGGGCATGAGGAACTACCATCTTAGACGGAACAAGATCTTCTGCCCCGTCCTTAACTTGGACAAGCTGTGGACCCTGGTGTCAGAGCAGTCACGCCTCAAGTACGCCAATGCCACTGACGGCAAGGTGCCCGTCATCAACATAGTTAAGGCT GGTTACTACAAGCTGCTTGGCAAAGGCAAGCTCCCCAAGCAGCCCGTGATCGTGAAGGCGAAGTTCTTCTCGAAAACGGCAGAAAAGAAGATCAAGGACGTCGGAGGCGTTTGCGTCTTATCTGCGTAA
- the LOC134666651 gene encoding large ribosomal subunit protein uL15 isoform X2 gives MATSKKKTRKLRGHVSHGHGRIGKHRKHPGGRGNAGGEHHHRINMDKYHPGYFGKLGMRNYHLRRNKIFCPVLNLDKLWTLVSEQSRLKYANATDGKVPVINIVKAGYYKLLGKGKLPKQPVIVKAKFFSKTAEKKIKDVGGVCVLSA, from the exons atg GCCACCTCCAAAAAGAAGACTAGGAAGTTGAGAGGACACGTGAGCCATGGCCATGGTCGTATTG GCAAACACCGCAAGCACCCTGGAGGTCGCGGTAACGCCGGTGGTGAGCACCACCACAGAATCAACATGGACAAGTACCACCCTGGATACTTCGGCAAG TTGGGCATGAGGAACTACCATCTTAGACGGAACAAGATCTTCTGCCCCGTCCTTAACTTGGACAAGCTGTGGACCCTGGTGTCAGAGCAGTCACGCCTCAAGTACGCCAATGCCACTGACGGCAAGGTGCCCGTCATCAACATAGTTAAGGCT GGTTACTACAAGCTGCTTGGCAAAGGCAAGCTCCCCAAGCAGCCCGTGATCGTGAAGGCGAAGTTCTTCTCGAAAACGGCAGAAAAGAAGATCAAGGACGTCGGAGGCGTTTGCGTCTTATCTGCGTAA
- the LOC134666633 gene encoding dolichyl-phosphate beta-glucosyltransferase, with protein sequence MDIVSLLWIFILYGVSSAATVLIFLCIGIVIMTNPYPLVEEYQEEESYKDPETGKRLKFPSIKDPYSVNLSVIVPAYNEEERLPPMLDEALEHLENRVTDYPNYKYEIIVVSDGSKDKTVKVAERYAAKYGSEKVRCLELVKNRGKGGAVRLGIQRARGAAILFADADGATKFEDLTKLDLALNQHVKADVNTQPELVSNCLAIVIGSRAHLEKESLATRSIFRNILMFGFHFLVWLFTVRGVRDTQCGFKLFTRRTAAVTFSSLHVNRWAFDVELLYIAQKLNIPIFEIPVRWTEIEGSKVTPIISWIQMGCDLGLIWLKYQLGAWKIKTEKNE encoded by the exons ATGGATATAGTATCGCTATTATGGATTTTTATCTTATACGGTGTTTCAAGCGCTGCaacagttttaattttt CTTTGTATTGGAATTGTTATTATGACAAATCCATATCCATTAGTAGAGGAATACCAAGAGGAGGAGAGTTACAAGGATCCAGAGACCGGGAAGCGTCTTAAATTTCCAAGTATAAAAGACCCATACAGTGTGAATTTGAGTGTTATAGTGCCAGCTTACAATGAAGAGGAGAGAT TGCCACCCATGCTTGACGAAGCACTGGAACATTTAGAAAATAGGGTAACAGATTATCCCAATTATAAGTACGAGATTATAGTAGTCAGTGATGGCAGCAAAGACAAAACTGTTAAAGTGGCTGAGCGTTATGCAGCCAAATATGGCAGTGAAAAGGTTAGGTGCCTGGAGCTAGTGAAGAATAGAGGCAAGGGTGGGGCTGTGCGGTTG GGAATACAACGTGCTAGAGGTGCCGCAATACTCTTTGCTGATGCGGATGGTGCTACAAAGTTTGAAGACTTAACCAAATTAGATCTTGCTTTGAATCAACATGTGAAAGCTGATGTGAACACTCAGCCAGAACTGGTCAGCAACTGCCTTGCCATCGTCATTGGATCAAGAGCGCATTTAGAAAAAGAATCTCTGGCAACAAGAAGTATTTTCAG gaataTCCTCATGTTCGGCTTCCACTTCCTGGTGTGGCTGTTCACGGTGCGGGGCGTCCGCGACACGCAGTGCGGGTTCAAGCTGTTCACGCGCCGGACGGCCGCCGTCACCTTCAGCAGTCTGCACGTCAACAGATG gGCATTTGACGTCGAGCTACTTTACATAGCACAAAAACTGAACATTCCCATATTCGAGATCCCCGTCAGATGGACCGAGATCGAGGGCTCCAAGGTGACTCCGATCATCTCCTGGATCCAGATGGGCTGTGACCTGGGCCTAATCTGGCTTAAGTATCAACTGGGCGCATGGAAGATCAAAACTGAAAAAAACGAATAA
- the LOC134666650 gene encoding programmed cell death protein 6 isoform X1 — protein MSFQSPMPSREFLWDIFRRVDKDRSGYISADELQQALSNGTWNPFNPETVRLMIGMFDKQNRGVISFEDFGALWKYVTDWQNCFRSFDRDNSGNIDRQELKNALTAFGYRLSDEVVGIMVQKFDRFGRGTILFDDFIQCCVTLYTLTSAFRQFDTDQDGVITIHYEQFLKMVFGLKCWP, from the exons at GTCATTCCAATCACCAATGCCTAGCCGGGAGTTCCTTTGGGATATCTTTAGAAG AGTGGACAAAGACCGCAGCGGGTATATATCAGCCGATGAGCTGCAACAGGCTTTGTCAAATGGCACCTGGAACCCATTCAACCCAGAAACAGTAAGACTTATGATTG GTATGTTTGACAAACAGAACAGAGGTGTCATATCATTTGAAGACTTTGGCGCCCTATGGAAATATGTCACAGATTGGCAAAATTGCTTTCGCTCATTTGATAGAGATAACTCTGGAAATATAGACAGGCAAGAACTGAAGAATGCTCTCACAGCATTTGGGTACCGGCTATCTGACGAAGTTGTGGGCATTATGGTCCAAAAATTTGATAGATTTGGACGAGGCACAATTTTGTTTGATGATTTCATCCAATGTTGTGTCACTTTATAT ACGTTGACTTCGGCATTTCGCCAATTTGACACTGACCAAGATGGCGTGATCACAATCCACTACGAACAGTTCTTGAAGATGGTATTCGGCCTAAAG TGCTGGCCGTAA